AACAGCAGTCATAACTTTCGGGCAAATGGAGGCTGGAGAAATATATAATATTGTCCCCGAATCTGCCCATCTGTGGGGTACGTTAAGGACCTTCAGTGAGGATGTTAGAGATTTTATCAAGGATCGTTTGGAGACCATGGTCCCTCTTATCGCTCAGGCTCACAGGGCGGTTGCAAGCGTGGAATATGTCAAGAATTATCCTAGTCTTATCAACGATCCGCTGTTGACAGAAGAGGTTGTGAGCTTGGCCAGGTCTTTCTTTGGGGAGGAACAGGTTTCCAATATGGACGGTCCCATTCTGAACGGCGAGGACTTCGCCTTTTACTCCTTGAAGGTTCCGTCTTGCTTCATGCTTTTAGGAACTGGCTTGGATGTGGGCTTGCACAGTGCAAAATATGATGTGCCAGAGGATTTGATTCCCATGGGTGCTGCTTGGTTGGCCTATCTGGGGCTCAAGGCATGATTGTTTAAATGTTTTGAGTATTCTTAGAACGAGGGGGTAAAGTTTTTTGAGTCGCTTAGAAGAACACATTTTTGCAATATGTAAAAAAGCAGGGGGAGAGAAAGCCTTTTGGTGGAGAGGGGCCTGGTGGTCCCGTAACGTACTGTACGAGATGATATCCAAGTGTAGGGACACCTTGAAGGATGCAGGTTTTGGAGAGGGGCAGATTTTAGCTGCTATAATGCCCAATTGTCCCTTGTTTTTGTCTTTGGCCGTAGCGGTTTGGAGCCTAAGGGGAACCCTTTTGCCTCTCAACCTTCAGGCAGGCCGACTTAACATGGCTAAGAACTTGAAGCATGCTGGGGTTTCTCTAGCTATCATGCCGGAGGGAATGGAAAGCGTAGCAGAAAGTCTCACTGAGATGGGGATCTTGACTGTAACTGCTCCGTTGGAAGGGCCGCTACCTTCAGTAAAGGTTAAAGGAGTTAAGTCTTCAGATGCGGAAAAAGCGGTGCTGTTTTATACCTCCGGCACAACTGGAGCCCCAAAGGCTGTTCCTTTGACTCACAGAAACCTATTGGACAATGTTAGCAAATCCATAGAGCATTTCATGGAGCTTCAACCTGAGGACAGATTTTTGAACGTCCTTCCAAACTTTCATGCCTTAGGGTTCACTACCAGCAGCTTGTTGCCCCTTTTGGGGGAATTCTCGCAGGTTATCCTTCCCAACTTCATGCCCGCGGAGAACACTTTGGCGGCGATCAGGGAGGCAGAGGTCACTGCTGTAATTGCGGTGCCCACGATGATAGCTTTGATGTTGGGGGCCATAGCCAGAGGAGCGGATGTGCCTCGTTCCATCAGGATATTGGTTTCTGGTGGTGATAAGTTTCCCCCTCTTTTAGATCAGAGAATTCAGAAAGTTTTTGGATTAGGTGTTCTTGAGGGATACGGACTTACTGAGACTTCACCTGTCGTTTCGGTGAACCCTGGACAGAAGGTCAGAAAGTTGGGTACAGTGGGCACCATCTTGAAGGGGTACGAGGTTCAGATTAGGGATAGAGAAGGCAACATAGTTAAAGATCCAAAAGAAGAGGGAATTTTGTGGTTAAAAGGACCATCGGTGTTCCAAGGTTACTTTAAGGATCCTGAGCGTACAGCTGAGAGGATAAAGGACGGGTGGTTCAATACCGGTGACATAGTAAAGATAGATGAGGATGGGTACTTAAGCATACTTGACAGGGAAAGCGACATAATAATAGTTGGTGGGTTCAACGTGTACCCTGCTGAGGTGGAGGAAGTGATTCGGTCCATCCCTGGAGTTTTGGAGTCAGCTGTCGTAGGGGTTCCTCATCCCATAAGTGGAGAGATAGTTAAAGCATATGTGGTTAAAAGACCTGGAGCAGAGCTTCAGCCAAGGGAGATAATTTCTTATTGCAAGGAGCGCCTTGCGCATTACAAGGTCCCCAGGGTTGTGGAGTTCATTGATGAACTTCCTCGTTCAAGCATCGGAAAAGTATTGAGAAGAGAACTTAGAAACAGGTGATAAACACATGAAAAGCTTGTTCTCTGGCTGCTCCGTCGTCGTGGTGGGAGACGTTATGGTGGACCATTACATATGGGGTGATGCATCAAGAATATCTCCTGAGGCACCAGTTCCGGTAGTACACGTCCACAAAGAAGAATACAGGCCTGGAGGGGCTGCCAACGTGGCTGCTAACGTCGTAGGCTTGGGTGGGGAGGCTGACCTGATAGCATTTTACGGAAAGGATTTTGGAGGCAACATACTGGAAGCCCTTGCAAAAAAGTACATGTACAATTTTGACAAATCCATAGTTGTTGAGGGATTCAAGACCATAAGGAAGACCAGAGTCGTGGCCAGGGCCCAACAGGTGGTAAGAGTGGATTGGGAAGAAAAACTCATATTGGATGGTGCCAAAGAGGAAATTTTGTGGCAGAGACTGTCGAATAAACCTTCGGCGTGTAGGGTTCTTGTGATCTCCGATTATGGGAAAGGAATGATAGGAGACCAAAGGGCTGCCAAGCTGATCCACTGGGCCAGGGAACGAAACATGGATATAGTTATAGACCCAAAACCGCCAGCTAAGAAGGGGTATTGTGGAGCCACCGTGGTCACGCCCAATAGGAAAGAAGCGGAGATCATGTCCGGCGAAAGCATAGATACCTTATTGGATGCAGAGAGAGTGGCATCTAAACTTAGGCAGGAATTGGAATTAGAGGCGTTGTTTTTAACCCTTGGAGGAGATGGCATGATGTTGGCCACTCAGGATGGGTGTGCTCATTACCCTGCTCTTGAACAAGAGGTGTATGATGTTTCAGGCGCTGGTGATACGGTAGTTGCCTGTGTGGCCTTGTCCATAGCCGCAGGTTTGGACTATCATGTCGCCTCACAATTGGCTATGATAACGGCAGGTGTAGCCGTTTCAAAGGTTGGTACAGCGGTCGTTCATTGGGAGGACGTCTTGAAGACAAAGGAATGGAAGACATTAAGGGAAACAATCTACAAGGGCTAGCTAAAGGGGGTGGAATGTTATGTTTGGAATTAACGTAAGCCTGTTTACCCCTCCTTCGCCGGAAGAAGAAAAGATTATAAAAGCCTTTTTGGAAGAGCATGGGTTGGTTTACGAAGGAAAACCTGACGCTTCAGTGATTGTGGAGGATCCGCAAGGTAGAGTAATAGCCACCGGGAGTCTATCGGGTAAAGTTCTGAAGATGTTGGCTATCGACCAGGAGTGGAGGGAGGCCAACCTCTCTGGAACCATAATGACCCGGTTGATAGAGTACGGCCGAAGCAAGGGACTTACCCACTTTTTCGTGTTCACCAAACCTGATGTAGCGGACAAATTCCTTTCATTTGGTTTCAGGGAACTGGCGAGATACAAAGAGTATGCGGCAGTTTTAGAGATGGGACATCCAGGAGTGGACCATTTCAAAAAGTATCTTTTGGAGAACAAGAAGGAACTTGAAGAAGGAAAGACCGCTGGAGCTGTAGTGGTTAACTGCAATCCCTTTACTAGAGGCCACCAGTATTTGATAGAGCAAGCTTCCAGGGCTGTTGACTTTCTTTATGTAATAGTGGTGGAGGCAGACTTGTCTTCCTTCCCGTTCAAGCACAGGTTCGAGTTGGTGAAGCAAGGGACTGCTCATCTTGATAACGTAACGGTGATTAGGAGTGGAGACTATGCAGTTTCCCCTGCTACGTTCCCTTCATATTTTATGAAAGGCGCCTCAGTGGAAAAGATAGCATCTATTCAAGCGAGATTGGATGTAACCTTGTTTGCAAATTTGTTTGTGCCCACTCTTCAGATTTCTAAACGTTTCGTAGGAACTGAGCCGTATTGTGCCGTGACAAGTTCCTACAATGAAGCCATGAAGGAGATCCTTCCCGCCAGAGGTGTGGAGCTTGTTGAGATTCCACGGCTTACTACCGAAGACGGTATGGTGGTTTCTGCTTCCACAGTTAGAGATCTTATAAGAAAGGATGATTGGGAGAACATCAAGAAGCTAGTGCCCCAATCTACCTGGAACTATTTAGTATCTGACGAGGCTAAAGACGTTCTGGAGAAGATAAAAAAGGGCGCAGGGCGGCATTAGCCAGATTCAATTTGATGGTTTGGAAACCAGGATGGCGCAAAGGCTTTTCCTCCTAAGTATTGTCGTATGTTTGATTACTGCAGGAATTGCAGGAACACCAGAAGAGGCAAAGGGTGGGGCCAAGATAATGCCTCTGAGGGAGGACTCTGTTATTTTAGCATTTGGCGACAGCCTAACCTATGGAACAGGTGCGCCCAAGGACAAATCTTACCCTTCCTTGCTTCAGCGAGAGCTCAAACTTAAAGTTATAAATGCTGGAGTCCCGGGAGAGCTGATTTCTGAGGGGGCCCTTCGACTTCCTGGGCTTCTGGAAGAATACATGCCTTCTTTGGTCTTGATTTGTCATGGAGGCAACGATATTTTGCGGGGTAGAGCGGATGAGCTTATAGAAAAGGATTTGGCGGCAATGGCGGAGATGGTGAAAGCCACCCCTGCGGATTTAGTTATAATAGGAGTTCCAAGGCCAGGCTTGGGGCTTGTGGTCCCGGACTTTTATGAAAGAGTAGCTGAACGTTATGAAGCGTTGTACGAGGGACAAATTTTGAGAAAAGTTCTTTCGCGACCAGAGCTTAAGAGCGACCTGATTCATCCAAACGCTAAGGGATATCAACTTATGGCAAAAGCTTTGGCGCAGCTTATAAAAAGCTCTCAGTGGTGAACAATACAATAATCTTTTATTTGGGGCATGCCAGCTTTCTGGCAAAAAGGAAGGCCAGAGCCTCTTTTAAGTTCTCGAAGCTGTTTGGGTACCCCTCAAGATAGTTGCCTATTGCAAAGAAAGTGCCTTTTCCGTAGGCCTTGAAGGCCTCAAGATCACTTTTGGTGTCTCCAAAATAGTAGATGCTGTCGAACTTCAATGTTTTTGAAAGGATGTAGAATCCTTCCGGAGAAGGTTTTGTTATTCCCATATCTGATGTTACGTAATGTTCTTCAGGCAAGTCGGACCAACCTAAAATCTCAAGGGCAAGTTTAAGTTCAAAGCGGCTTCTTCCGGTGTATATGCCTACTGGAAGATCAAATTGACTCCAATGGGTTGTAATGTTGGGGCTTTCAAGGTGCCACAGTCCTCTTGCAAATATATTTTGTGGAGACCTGCCGTTGATATTCTGCAGTGCGTCCTTGCCAAAATATATTTCCTCGCAGAGCCTACGAACTTTTTCCCTTTCGGGGGCAGATTTGAAGGTAGAGTAAACCCACGGAATGGGATTGTCTTCTTTGCAACTAGACAAGATGCGGCTCCATTCCGCCGGGGTTATTCTATTTTCCGATAATTTTTTAGCCTTGCGGCTGGATAGGAACGATATGAACGCCCATGCTATGTCGTAATCGTCGTTGAAAGAGGGATGATTTTTCGTGATTTTATAATGCTCTTCTCCGAAGGGTCTGCAATCTATCGACAGACCTAATTTATACTTACTCCACCATTGGATTGCTGTAAAAACGACGTTTGGGAACGACCTGGACGTGTCCACCAGTACGCCGTCAACGTCGAAAATAAGTGCTTTTCTATCTTTCATGGTTACCTCCGTGCCTCGAAGAAAGTTCTTCCCATATTTTCACCAAGGGCAGTTCCAAGTATGTTAATGCAACTAAGCAATGGTAAAGCAGGTCGGACATTTCCGCAACTACCTCATCGTTTTTGCCTGTCGCTGCGGCCAGGGCCGTCTCTACGCCTTCTTCGCCTATTTTCTGCGCGATGCGCTCTATGCCAGAGGAAAACAAAGAAGCCGTATAACTTCCTTTCGGCATGGATGACTTTCGGTCTTTCAGTGTAGACACTAGCTGGTGCAGAAAGGTTATGTTGTCCTTTTTAGGAGGAGTTTCTCCATCGAGAGAGGTAAAAAAACATGATGCTTCCCCCGTGTGACATGCAGGGCCTTGGGGTTCCACTAAAGCTAATAAAGTGTCACCGTCGCAGTCCAGTAAAATTTCTTTAAGCTTCATTGTGTTGCCGCTGGTCTCTCCCTTGTGCCACAATTTTCCTCTGGACCTGCTCCAGAAGACGAGTTCCCCTTTTTCGAGCGTCATTGCAAGTCCTTCTTTGTTCGTCCATGCCATCATCAGGACCAAGCCAGTTTCTTGGTCCTGAACTATTATGGGTATTAGGCCTTGATCGTTAAATTTAACCTTTTCGATTTGGAAACTCATATAGATCTTCCTCTCTTATGGGTATTCCCTTTGATTTTAGGTATTTCTTTAGTTCCTTTATATTTATTTGTCCATAATGAAAGACCGATGCGGCCAAGACACCATCCGCGCCAGCCTGTATAGCATATAGGAAATCTTCTTTGCTTCCTGCTCCTCCGGAAGCTATTATAGGAACCTGCACAGCATTGGCGGCTTCGTTTATAAGACGCAAATCGTATCCTTGCTGAGTGCCATCTCTGTCTATGGAGGTCAGCAGTATTTCCCCGCAACCCATGGAGACCCCCTTTTTGATCCAATTTATGGCATCAAGATCAGTCGGGGTAGTTCCACCTTGTACAAATACCTCATATCGTTTTTTCTCTTGATTGAACGCCGCGTCGACAGCCAAAACCACTGCCTGGCTGCCTAGAAGGTCGGAACATTCTTTTATCAGGTTTGGATCTTTTACGGCCGATGTGTTTAAGGAGATTTTGTCTGCTCCCAAGCTTATTATGAACTTTGCCTCTTCGACGGAGCTTATGCCTCCGCCCACGGTGAAGGGAATGAAAATGCGTTCTGCTGCTCTTTCTACCCACTGACTCATGGTTTTTCTGCGTTCGTTGGAGGCAGAAATGTCCAAGAATACTATTTCGTCGGCTCCTTCGTTCATGTAGGCGAGCGCCATTTCGGCGGGATCTCCGGCATCTTTCAATTCTTTGAAGTTTATACCCTTCACAGTGCGTCCGTTTTTGACGTCCAAGCAAGGTATTATGCGTTTGGTCAACATTGGTTTGTGACCTCCAGTGCTTCAGATATTTTTATCTTCCCCTCATATAGGGCTTTACCTAATACAACTCCGCTCACTCCGGACCGTTTCAGTTCGAGTATGTGGGAAATGCTTGCTATACCTCCGGCGGCGATTATTTCCGGCTTGGGTGTTGCTTGGGTGATAATGGCGTCGTACAGAGCGATGTCAGGTCCCATCAATGTTCCGTCACGATCCACTGACGTGATGAGGAAGGTTTTGTAGCCTATTCCCAAAAGTTTTCTTACCGCATCGGAGGGACTGAGGGAGCAAGTTTTTCCCCAACCATGAGTGGCTACCATACCTTTTTTTATGTCTATGGCAGGGACTATCCTGTTGCCAAATTTATTGATTAGCACCATGGGGGCTATTTCATCTTTGAACAACAGGCTCCCAACCATTACGCGAGAAGCTCCCGAAGTTAAAGCTTTCTCTACGTCATCAAAGGTTCTTAGGCCTCCTCCAAACTGCACTTTAAGGCCCAATTGGGATAGTTCCTTTAACAAATCTAGGTGTACAGGAGCTCCCTTTTGGGCTCCTTCCAAATCCACTACGTGCACCCACTTAGCACCTTGTGCTGCAAAGTTTTCAGCGGTTTTGATGGGGTTTTCGCTGTAGATGGTTGTTTTATTGAAATCTCCTTTATAGAGTCTTACAACTTTTTGATCAAAGATATCCAAAGCAGGGAATACTTCCATTGTCATTCCTCCAGTTTTTGTATAGCCCAATCCAAGAGCATAAGCCCCCTTATGCCGCTTCTCTCAGGATGGAACTGAAACCCGATGGCATTTTTTTTCTGCACTATGGCAGAAAAAGAGGTTCTTCCATAACTGGTTACGCCCGTAGTGTATCTTGAAACCTCAAGTGCGTAGGAGTGGACAAAGTAAAAATAAGCTTCTTCGTATTTACCCCCCCACGGAATGGGAGAAGGACCTATCCATTTAACGCTGTTCCAGCCTATGTGGGGCAACTTGGGTACATCTGTCAGTTTTTTTATGGTTCCCTCAAACAACCCCAATCCCTGCGAATAACCACCTTCCAAGCTGTTTTTACACAAAAGCTGCATTCCGAGGCAAATTCCTAGAACAGGTTTTTTTTGTTCTTCCCAATTTTTTATAAAGTCGAACCAACCACTTTTTTGGAGCATTTCCGAGGCCGGACCGAAAGCTCCTACTCCTGGAAGGAGCAAAACCTTTGTTTTGTCTGGCAAATCAGAGGGTTTTTGAGCAACAAAGGTGTTTTTGCCAATGGCCTCTAGTGCCCTTATGAGATTGCCAATGTTTCCTGCGCCGTAATCTATTATGGTTATCATGCCCACACTCCCTTTGTGCTTGGGTCTAATTGGCTGGGTGTCATGGCCTGTCCCAAGGAGAGTCCGACCCCCTTGAACATTCCCTCAGCCAGGTGATGGGAATTGTCACATGACAGGGCTTTGATGTGTATAGTCATTCGTCCTTCTCGTGACAATGCTCTAAAGAACTCTTCTACTAGCTCCATATCGAAATCTCCGCACTTTGGCGCTGGAAAGGTTGCATCGAAGGAACAGTAGGCTCTTCCTCCCATGTCTACTGCCACCATGACCAAGCTTCCATCCATTGGCAAAAGGCACCATCCATAGCGTTTAT
The DNA window shown above is from Thermovirga lienii DSM 17291 and carries:
- a CDS encoding Haloacid dehalogenase domain protein hydrolase (TIGRFAM: haloacid dehalogenase superfamily, subfamily IA, variant 1 with third motif having Dx(3-4)D or Dx(3-4)E~InterPro IPR005834~KEGG: aco:Amico_0378 haloacid dehalogenase domain protein hydrolase~PFAM: Haloacid dehalogenase domain protein hydrolase~SPTR: Haloacid dehalogenase domain protein hydrolase) is translated as MKDRKALIFDVDGVLVDTSRSFPNVVFTAIQWWSKYKLGLSIDCRPFGEEHYKITKNHPSFNDDYDIAWAFISFLSSRKAKKLSENRITPAEWSRILSSCKEDNPIPWVYSTFKSAPEREKVRRLCEEIYFGKDALQNINGRSPQNIFARGLWHLESPNITTHWSQFDLPVGIYTGRSRFELKLALEILGWSDLPEEHYVTSDMGITKPSPEGFYILSKTLKFDSIYYFGDTKSDLEAFKAYGKGTFFAIGNYLEGYPNSFENLKEALAFLFARKLACPK
- a CDS encoding imidazole glycerol phosphate synthase subunit hisF (PFAM: Histidine biosynthesis protein~TIGRFAM: imidazoleglycerol phosphate synthase, cyclase subunit~COGs: COG0107 Imidazoleglycerol-phosphate synthase~InterPro IPR004651: IPR006062~KEGG: aco:Amico_0678 imidazoleglycerol phosphate synthase, cyclase subunit~PFAM: histidine biosynthesis protein~SPTR: Imidazole glycerol phosphate synthase subunit hisF;~TIGRFAM: imidazoleglycerol phosphate synthase, cyclase subunit); protein product: MLTKRIIPCLDVKNGRTVKGINFKELKDAGDPAEMALAYMNEGADEIVFLDISASNERRKTMSQWVERAAERIFIPFTVGGGISSVEEAKFIISLGADKISLNTSAVKDPNLIKECSDLLGSQAVVLAVDAAFNQEKKRYEVFVQGGTTPTDLDAINWIKKGVSMGCGEILLTSIDRDGTQQGYDLRLINEAANAVQVPIIASGGAGSKEDFLYAIQAGADGVLAASVFHYGQINIKELKKYLKSKGIPIREEDLYEFPNRKG
- a CDS encoding phosphoribosyl-AMP cyclohydrolase, phosphoribosyl-ATP pyrophosphatase (PFAM: Phosphoribosyl-ATP pyrophosphohydrolase; Phosphoribosyl-AMP cyclohydrolase~TIGRFAM: phosphoribosyl-ATP pyrophosphohydrolase~COGs: COG0139 Phosphoribosyl-AMP cyclohydrolase~InterPro IPR002496: IPR008179: IPR021130~KEGG: aco:Amico_0677 phosphoribosyl-ATP diphosphatase~PFAM: phosphoribosyl-AMP cyclohydrolase; Phosphoribosyl-ATP pyrophosphohydrolase-like~SPTR: Phosphoribosyl-ATP diphosphatase;~TIGRFAM: phosphoribosyl-ATP diphosphatase), which produces MSFQIEKVKFNDQGLIPIIVQDQETGLVLMMAWTNKEGLAMTLEKGELVFWSRSRGKLWHKGETSGNTMKLKEILLDCDGDTLLALVEPQGPACHTGEASCFFTSLDGETPPKKDNITFLHQLVSTLKDRKSSMPKGSYTASLFSSGIERIAQKIGEEGVETALAAATGKNDEVVAEMSDLLYHCLVALTYLELPLVKIWEELSSRHGGNHER
- a CDS encoding imidazole glycerol phosphate synthase, glutamine amidotransferase subunit (PFAM: Glutamine amidotransferase class-I~TIGRFAM: imidazole glycerol phosphate synthase, glutamine amidotransferase subunit~COGs: COG0118 Glutamine amidotransferase~InterPro IPR016226: IPR010139: IPR017926: IPR000991~KEGG: aco:Amico_0680 imidazole glycerol phosphate synthase, glutamine amidotransferase subunit~PFAM: glutamine amidotransferase class-I~SPTR: Imidazole glycerol phosphate synthase, glutamine amidotransferase subunit;~TIGRFAM: imidazole glycerol phosphate synthase, glutamine amidotransferase subunit), which produces MITIIDYGAGNIGNLIRALEAIGKNTFVAQKPSDLPDKTKVLLLPGVGAFGPASEMLQKSGWFDFIKNWEEQKKPVLGICLGMQLLCKNSLEGGYSQGLGLFEGTIKKLTDVPKLPHIGWNSVKWIGPSPIPWGGKYEEAYFYFVHSYALEVSRYTTGVTSYGRTSFSAIVQKKNAIGFQFHPERSGIRGLMLLDWAIQKLEE
- a CDS encoding AMP-dependent synthetase and ligase (PFAM: AMP-binding enzyme~COGs: COG0318 Acyl-CoA synthetase (AMP-forming)/AMP-acid ligase II~InterPro IPR020845: IPR000873~KEGG: aco:Amico_0376 AMP-dependent synthetase and ligase~PFAM: AMP-dependent synthetase and ligase~SPTR: AMP-dependent synthetase and ligase), with the translated sequence MSRLEEHIFAICKKAGGEKAFWWRGAWWSRNVLYEMISKCRDTLKDAGFGEGQILAAIMPNCPLFLSLAVAVWSLRGTLLPLNLQAGRLNMAKNLKHAGVSLAIMPEGMESVAESLTEMGILTVTAPLEGPLPSVKVKGVKSSDAEKAVLFYTSGTTGAPKAVPLTHRNLLDNVSKSIEHFMELQPEDRFLNVLPNFHALGFTTSSLLPLLGEFSQVILPNFMPAENTLAAIREAEVTAVIAVPTMIALMLGAIARGADVPRSIRILVSGGDKFPPLLDQRIQKVFGLGVLEGYGLTETSPVVSVNPGQKVRKLGTVGTILKGYEVQIRDREGNIVKDPKEEGILWLKGPSVFQGYFKDPERTAERIKDGWFNTGDIVKIDEDGYLSILDRESDIIIVGGFNVYPAEVEEVIRSIPGVLESAVVGVPHPISGEIVKAYVVKRPGAELQPREIISYCKERLAHYKVPRVVEFIDELPRSSIGKVLRRELRNR
- a CDS encoding PfkB domain protein (PFAM: pfkB family carbohydrate kinase~TIGRFAM: rfaE bifunctional protein, domain I~COGs: COG2870 ADP-heptose synthase bifunctional sugar kinase/adenylyltransferase~InterPro IPR011611~KEGG: aco:Amico_0377 PfkB domain protein~PFAM: PfkB domain protein~SPTR: D-beta-D-heptose 7-phosphate kinase/D-beta-D-heptose 1-phosphate adenosyltransferase); this encodes MKSLFSGCSVVVVGDVMVDHYIWGDASRISPEAPVPVVHVHKEEYRPGGAANVAANVVGLGGEADLIAFYGKDFGGNILEALAKKYMYNFDKSIVVEGFKTIRKTRVVARAQQVVRVDWEEKLILDGAKEEILWQRLSNKPSACRVLVISDYGKGMIGDQRAAKLIHWARERNMDIVIDPKPPAKKGYCGATVVTPNRKEAEIMSGESIDTLLDAERVASKLRQELELEALFLTLGGDGMMLATQDGCAHYPALEQEVYDVSGAGDTVVACVALSIAAGLDYHVASQLAMITAGVAVSKVGTAVVHWEDVLKTKEWKTLRETIYKG
- a CDS encoding lipolytic protein G-D-S-L family (PFAM: GDSL-like Lipase/Acylhydrolase~COGs: COG2755 Lysophospholipase L1 and related esterase~InterPro IPR001087~KEGG: pca:Pcar_0430 acyl-CoA thioesterase I~PFAM: lipolytic protein G-D-S-L family~SPTR: Acyl-CoA thioesterase I), with protein sequence MAQRLFLLSIVVCLITAGIAGTPEEAKGGAKIMPLREDSVILAFGDSLTYGTGAPKDKSYPSLLQRELKLKVINAGVPGELISEGALRLPGLLEEYMPSLVLICHGGNDILRGRADELIEKDLAAMAEMVKATPADLVIIGVPRPGLGLVVPDFYERVAERYEALYEGQILRKVLSRPELKSDLIHPNAKGYQLMAKALAQLIKSSQW
- a CDS encoding 1-(5-phosphoribosyl)-5-((5-phosphoribosylamino)methylideneamino) imidazole-4-carboxamide isomerase (PFAM: Histidine biosynthesis protein~TIGRFAM: phosphoribosylformimino-5-aminoimidazole carboxamide ribotide isomerase~COGs: COG0106 Phosphoribosylformimino-5-aminoimidazole carboxamide ribonucleotide (ProFAR) isomerase~InterPro IPR006062: IPR006063~KEGG: aco:Amico_0679 histidine biosynthesis protein~PFAM: histidine biosynthesis protein~SPTR: Histidine biosynthesis protein;~TIGRFAM: phosphoribosylformimino-5-aminoimidazole carboxamide ribotide isomerase), with protein sequence MEVFPALDIFDQKVVRLYKGDFNKTTIYSENPIKTAENFAAQGAKWVHVVDLEGAQKGAPVHLDLLKELSQLGLKVQFGGGLRTFDDVEKALTSGASRVMVGSLLFKDEIAPMVLINKFGNRIVPAIDIKKGMVATHGWGKTCSLSPSDAVRKLLGIGYKTFLITSVDRDGTLMGPDIALYDAIITQATPKPEIIAAGGIASISHILELKRSGVSGVVLGKALYEGKIKISEALEVTNQC
- a CDS encoding citrate lyase ligase (PFAM: Citrate lyase ligase C-terminal domain~TIGRFAM: [citrate (pro-3S)-lyase] ligase; cytidyltransferase-related domain~COGs: COG3053 Citrate lyase synthetase~InterPro IPR005216: IPR000182: IPR013166: IPR004821~KEGG: tai:Taci_1673 citrate lyase ligase~PFAM: Citrate lyase ligase domain protein~PRIAM: [Citrate (pro-3S)-lyase] ligase~SMART: Citrate lyase ligase domain protein~SPTR: Citrate lyase ligase;~TIGRFAM: citrate lyase ligase; cytidyltransferase-related domain protein), whose product is MFGINVSLFTPPSPEEEKIIKAFLEEHGLVYEGKPDASVIVEDPQGRVIATGSLSGKVLKMLAIDQEWREANLSGTIMTRLIEYGRSKGLTHFFVFTKPDVADKFLSFGFRELARYKEYAAVLEMGHPGVDHFKKYLLENKKELEEGKTAGAVVVNCNPFTRGHQYLIEQASRAVDFLYVIVVEADLSSFPFKHRFELVKQGTAHLDNVTVIRSGDYAVSPATFPSYFMKGASVEKIASIQARLDVTLFANLFVPTLQISKRFVGTEPYCAVTSSYNEAMKEILPARGVELVEIPRLTTEDGMVVSASTVRDLIRKDDWENIKKLVPQSTWNYLVSDEAKDVLEKIKKGAGRH